The Meiothermus sp. region GCCCGCCCACGGGCTCCCGACTCGAGCACCACCTCGGCCTCGACGGTGGGGTTACCGCGCGAGTCGAGTACTTCCCGTCCTTTGACTTCGATAATTGTGGTCATGGAAAAAGCCTCCTTGTTGGAAACGCTTCTATTTCCGCACAAGCCGCTTAAGAGTTTACACCCCAAAGGCGTGGTTTATGACCCCTCGCATGCTTGCGTTATGGCTTGAGGTAAGCAAATATAGTGCGGTTCTCAAAAAACACCCCTGTCCAGATAGGGCGTGGATCGAGTGACGTTTGCTCAAACCCGCAGGGGAACTACCACCGCAAGATAGCCGGTATCCTCGACGGCCTGCACCACGCTGGGGCTGGTGGGGCCCGAAAGCCGGATGCGCACCGCGCCCTCGATGGGGGCCAGGGCCTCAATCAAATACTGCGCGTTGTAGGCCACCATGAGCTGGGGTTCACCCGAGGCCTGGGTGCCAAGCTCTTCCCGCCCCTGTCCATAATCGCCCTCGGCATTAATGGTCAGCTTGCCGCCCTCAAAGAGGAGATTAACCCGGTGGTTGTTGCGATCCGAGAGCACCGCCACCCGCTTGAGACTCTCACGCAGGGCCTCGGCGGGCAGGGTGGCTTCCAGCACAAAACTTTGCGGGATCACCCGGGCATAGTCGGGAAACTCGCCTTCCATCAGCTTGACCGCCATGCGCAGGTTCTCTCCTACCAGGGTCAGGGTGCCCTCGCCCACCGCAAAGGCCACCTCGCCCGGGGCATCCTTAAAGACCCGCACAATCTCGTCGGCGCTTTTGGCCGGGATGACCAGTTTACGGGTCGAAAGCTCCATAGGCAGGTCGTAGCGGGCCAGGCGGTAGCCATCGGAGGCCACAGCCCGCAGGCCCTGGGGGGACATCTCGAGCTGCACCCCCCGGAAGATAGCCCGGTACTCCTCGGTGCTGGCCGCGTAGCGCACGCGGGTAAGGGCCTGGGCCAGGCGTGCGGCGGCGATCTTCTCGGGCCCAGGGGTTGCAAAAGCCAGCTCCGGGTAGCCGTCGGGATTGGTGACGGAAAGCTGGGTGTTGAAGGCGCCCGAGTGCAACCCGAGGCGTTCCCCCGTTTCAAAAATCAGCTCGACCAGTTCCCCAGGAGCACTGCGCACGATCTGGGAGAAGGTCTGAGCCGGCACCAGCACCTGGCCTGAACCCTGGATTTCAGCGGGTAGCTTGACCTCGAGGTCTACCTCGCCATTGGTACCCCGCAGGATGAGGCCATGCTCCGAGAGTTCGATGGGTAAATAGGTCAGGATGGGGTTGGAGCTACGGCTGGGAATGACCCGCTCGAGGAGGGAGAG contains the following coding sequences:
- the dnaN gene encoding DNA polymerase III subunit beta; its protein translation is MEVRIPKRTLAEGLSLLERVIPSRSSNPILTYLPIELSEHGLILRGTNGEVDLEVKLPAEIQGSGQVLVPAQTFSQIVRSAPGELVELIFETGERLGLHSGAFNTQLSVTNPDGYPELAFATPGPEKIAAARLAQALTRVRYAASTEEYRAIFRGVQLEMSPQGLRAVASDGYRLARYDLPMELSTRKLVIPAKSADEIVRVFKDAPGEVAFAVGEGTLTLVGENLRMAVKLMEGEFPDYARVIPQSFVLEATLPAEALRESLKRVAVLSDRNNHRVNLLFEGGKLTINAEGDYGQGREELGTQASGEPQLMVAYNAQYLIEALAPIEGAVRIRLSGPTSPSVVQAVEDTGYLAVVVPLRV